CGTTAGTATTGCTGTCGATGAATTACAAGGTAAGATTCCTGTTATTTCTGGTGTTTCGGCAGAAGGTACAATTGAAACGATCCAACATGCACAAGCTGTTGAAAAAGCTGGTGGCGAAGCTATCTTATTAATGCCTCCACATTCTTGGTTACGATTTAGTATGCAAGATGACTCACCTGTTAATTACTTTACTGATGTCGCAGAAGCAATTGATATTGGCATCGTTGTACATCAATATCCTGCTGATACAAAATCTTCTTATTCAACTCAACAATTATTAGATATGGCTAAAATCCCAAATGTAGTAGCTTTCAAATTAGGTGAAAGGGACATCGCAACTTACGAACTACACGTTCGAAATTTACAAGCACAAGCACCCGATTGTGCGATACTTACATGTCATGACGAATACTTGTTACCTACTTTAGTTCAAGGTATTGAAGGTGCACTAGTAGGATTTGGATGTTTCGTTCCTGATTTAATCTCTGATTTAGTAAATCATGTTAAAAACGATGACATCGCTTCTGCTAAAAAGACATACGATGAAATATTCAAATTAAAACACGCCATTTATAAAATGGATCAACCATCATCAAGCTCTCATTTACGTATGAAAGAAGCAATGTATCAACGTGGCATCATCAAAACAAATCACGCACGAAAACCGGTAGAACCTTTAACTCAACAAGAAAAGGATGAAATTACTGAAGGATTAAAATCTGTAGGACTACTCGACAAAATAAAATACTAGAAGTTCGTGTAACTTCTAAACAAATCTGTGGTGATGACTATTGGAAAATGTAAAAAGATTAAACTTTATTAAACTCATCCAACGTATTGGTCCCGGCATCGTATTAACCGGTGTCGTCATTGGTCCTGGCGTAATTACAACCGCTTCTATGGTTGGCGCATCTTACGGTTACAGCTTACTATGGTTATTTATCCCTATAGCATTTATGGGTGTTACCTTTGTCATCGCATCATATAGAATTACTTTACTGACAGGTATGCCATCAATAAAAGCGATTAGGCATTATTTTGGACGACCCGCCTCGATTTTAGTTGGTGTTTCGACCTTTTTATCATGCGTATTCTTTACAATAGGTAACATTTCAGGTACCGGTGCAGCAATGAACTTATTGTTTGGTATCGACTGGAAAATTGGTGCAATCATTATGTTGCTTGTACTCATTTATTGTTACTTTTCTAAAAATGTATATACAAAAGTTGAAAAACTCATTCTGCTTTGTATTTTCGGTATGATCATTGCATTTTACATTTCTTTAGCGAGTGTTGGTGGACCAGATGTTAAACTAATGACGAGCGGTTTAACGCATTGGCAGTTACCTGGTGGTAGCTTGCTGCTTGCATTAGGTTTTATAAGCACTCATGCATCTATTACAACTGGTATTTATGGAACCTATCTAAGTAAAGAGAAGAAATGGTCTAAAGATGATTTATATAATGGTGGTATGTTAGCAGATGCTTTAGCTCATGTTGTCGGTGTCATTATTGTCAGTGGAGCAATCGTGTTAGTTGGTGCGATTGTTTTACATCCTTATAATTTATCAATTACATCACCTACACAATTAAGCGATTTATTGAAACCATTTTTAGGTCATCGCTTTGCACCAATTGTTATGGGTGTTGCATTATTAGCAGCTGCATTCTCATCTTTGTTAGGTAATACACATCGTTCAGTTGTATTATTAAATGCTGGTTTTGATAAGCCAACTAACTTAGATCATAAATCAATACAAATAGGTGCAGTTATTGTACTCATCATTTCATCAATTATTAGCTTTAGCTACGGTGGATCACCGATAGAACTTATTTACATTTCAAATATCGCAACATCTATCGCGACACCTGTTGCAGGATTATTTATGACCATTCTTCTGTTGAAAAAAGATGTCAACAAAGGAGAAAAGAGACCTTATCTACTACAAATCGCAATGGTCATCAGTTATATATTCTGTGTTGGATTAATAGTCGCCTCTGTTATAAATATGTTTTAAAAAACAACAACTTTCTTATTTCAAGAAAGTTGTTGTTTCACGTTCGATATATTTCATAGGAAAAATGCAATTCATTCGACGAAGTTCTTCTTTTTCATTCGATAATCTTATTAATAACCGCGTTACGGCTGTCTCTCCAATTTCTTTCAAATCAACATGTGTCGTTGACAATTTTGGCGTAATTAAATGACTCACAGGTGTATCATCACTACCTATAATAGATAATTGTCCAGGAATATCTATATTAAGTTCCTTAGCAACATTAATAATCCCTAGCGCAATATTATCGGATGAACAAATCATGCCAGTAATTTCTTTGTGATCATTTAAAAATTCTTCAACGAGTTGTTCCTGACCTTTAATGTCAAACTCATCTAATTCTAAAATATATTTTTCTAAACCTAATTCATTAACAATCGACTTATATCCTTGTTCATAAATTTTACTTTGGTATGAAGTAGACGGCCCGTTGATCAATGCGATATGACGATGATTTTTTTTATATAATTCTTCAACAGAAAATCGCACACCTGATTTTTCATCAGCACTTACAATATCAAAGTTAGAATCATCTATAAAACTTCCAATAATTACAGTAGGCAATTTTAAATCACTCAACCATTGTAGATTGATTTCATTTTCTCTCGGGGCTAAAACTAATATGCCATCAACAATATTTGTATCAAGCATTTTCTCATGTTGCTTACTCGTAAAAGAAATAATCAAATTGTATTCTGTTGTATCTATTATTTTAGAAATACCTTCAATAATTGTTAAGAAAAAAGAATTCTGCAATGTAGTAAAACCACCAGGTATAATAACACCAATATTACCAGTATTCTTTTTCACTAAACTTCTCGCATTGATATTAGGTTTATAACCCAATTCATCCATAATACTTCTAATTCTTTTCTCTGTGTCTTTACCAACGCCAGGTTTATTTGAAATCACTCTAGAAACAGACGCAATAGAAACATTTGCTTTCTCCGCAATATCTTTAATACTAATTCTTTTGTTTCTCATAGAATACCCCTTTTGTTCCTTAACGACATTTGTAAATACTTTCATCTTACTTCAATTATACATAATTCGAAATGTAAAATGATACTAAAAGGAATATAGAAGACAGGAAAAAGCACTCATGTAAAAATAAATTTCTTAACATGAGTGCCGCTTTTTATTATTAAATTTTATACTTGTGATAATGCTTCATTAAAATCATCAATCATCTTATACCACGCTTTATCTATTTCATCATCCAATCCAAATAATCCGCTTCTTCCTAATATATAAATATCTGGATTCGCTCTTTGAATTTTACTAAATGTTTTCTTATTAGATGAACCGTCCATTTCAATTAAATAATTATAATTATTTTCTTCTCTCAACTGTCTAAGTTCAACAATCTTGTCTAACGTCTCATCTATAAATTTCTCGCCAGCAAACCCTGGATCTACAGTCATAATTGTGATTTTATCTAAGTATTTGATATAAGGCTTGATCGTATCAATTGGTGTTTCAGGATTTAATACGATGCCGACCTTTTTATTATGATCTTGTATTTTATTAATCAATCTAAAAGCTACGCCATTAATAACTTCAGCATGGATGCATATATAATCTGTATCGACTTTCAATAGCTCATCAACCCAAAATGCCGGATCAGTTACCATCAAGTGCGCGGATATAGGAACGTCGGATATTTTTTTCACTTGTTCTATAAACCATGGTGAAAGTGTAATATTTGGAACGTAATGCCCATCCATAATATCAACATGATACGATTCAACATGATTATTCAAAAATGTAATTTGATCATTAAATTTATCTAAATCCATCGTCATTAATGATGGTGAAAATTTTGTTTTTTTCATTATTTGCCTCCTTTAGTAAACTTTTAAATCGCCTAATTCTATATCTTCTTCTTCAATTTCACTTACCATTTCTTCACTTTCATTGACTGGTTTTTTCAATATTACGAGTACAACCGCTGTTACAAGTACATTTGCTAATATTGCTATTACAAATCCTAACGGGTGCGACATTGTTGGAATGGCTAACATTCCTCCAAATGGCACTTTGGAATCAGCGTTCATTACCATAGAAATTGCGCCTCCGACTGCACCACCTATACCAGTTGCAATAACACATCTTATAATATCGTTAAGTACGATCGGTAATACACCTTCTACTATTTCAATGATGCCCATTGGAAATGCTGTTTTTAATGTTTCTACTTCGACTTTTTTATAAATGTTTTTTCGTAATAAACGTCCAACCCAATATGCCAATGCAAATCCAATTGGCGTTGCTGTATTTACGACAATTAATGCTGTAATTGGTTCATGTATACCTTGTGCTTGCAAAGTTAATACGAATGCAAATACAGTTTTATTGATAGGTCCGCCATAATCAACGCTTGCTAGAACGCCAATGATGATTCCATAAATTAATTTAGACGTACCACTTAATGATTGTAAATATTCAGTAAGCATATGTGTGAATTGTGTGATTGGTGCTCCAATGACATAGACCATAATTAACCCACCAATTAAAGATGCGATAAATGGTATAACAAGCATTGGCATTAAACCTTTAGCCCAATTTGGCATTTTAATATATTTAATGATTAAAACGACAAGATACCCCGCTAAAAATCCTCCTATCAAACCACCAATAAATCCCGAACCAACTGCATTGGCTGTAAGACCTATAACTAATCCAGGCGCAATACCTGGTTTGTCTGCTATGGAATAAGCAATACCAGTAGCAATAACAACCGGCAACATACCTAATCCTAATCCACCAAGCGTTGCTAATACATCCCAGAAAGAATAGCCAGCTTTAGTCAAATCCGCAGACGAATCACCACCCAATGCCATTCCAATTGCTATCATAAATCCCGCGCCACATACTACAGGTATTAAATAAGAAATTGCAGTAAGTAGATGCCCCTTCAAATTCAATTGATTTAAAAATGACTTCATAAATATCTTCCCCCTTTATCATTTTGATAAAATCGATACTACTTCTGACTTCTGAGTCGCATTTAATAATTGTTCAATAATTTCTTCATGACTTAATTTACGTGCAATCAATGATAATAATTTCAAGTGCTCTTTTGATTGTTCATTGTCTTCTCCAACTGCTAACATGATGACGATCTTAGCACCATTTTCATCAAGTGATGGCCAATCAACAACATCATTAAGTATCGCAACAGCTACCCCAACTTTATTTACGCTATTACTTTTGCCATGAGGTATCGCTACTAAATTCCCTATGCCAGTCACACCTTCAGATTCTCTTTTATATACTGATTTTAGAAAATCATCATGGCTAGAAATATAATTTTCTTGTTCAAATACACTTACAAGTTCATTTAATGTTTCTTCTCGATTGCGGGATTGTAATTTTGTTAGAATTGTATTTTCATCAATAACATCAATTAAATTCATCGGCTATCTCTCCTTTATTGTTGTGAAATTTGTTCTATTTTTTCTATCAGTTTATTTGGAGATTTGATTGCCACATCTGTAGGAATTTCAATAATTCTTTTTCCTTCAAATCTTTCTTTGGCACTCACCTTCACATCAACAGCTAACAATACAATATCTGCTTGTTGAATATCCGCTTCTGATAATTCATTCTCTATCCCAATCGTACCTTGTGTTTCGATTTTAATACTATGTCCTTTTTTCTCTGCTGCTTTTTCAAGTTTTTCAGCTGCGATATATGTGTGTGCAATACCTACTGTACATGCACAAATACTTACTATATTCATCCTAACCCCTCCTATTTTATTAATGCTTCTATATACGATGTATCTGCTAAATTTCTCATGAATTTTTGAATTTTTAATTGAACACTTTTTTCTTCGTTTTGTTTAAGATTCAACAGAATAATAAGTTTTATTTTTTGATTATGCCAATCAATATAATGGTTATTACCTTGAATTAAATAAATGCCTGTCTTTAAAATATTATTACTTTGAATATGTGGTAATATCACATCTGGATAAATTTCAATGTCACCATAAGTTTCTCTATCCATCACTTCTTCAACATATTGTTCAACTGAATTTATTTGCTGGGATTCTTTTAATTTAGAACCCATTTCTTTAATCACATCTTCGTATAGCACAGATGAAGTTTGTACTTTTTCAAATAAGTTATCATTCATAATCTTCACCTAACATTTCTATCATTTTGCGTAATTTAATCTGATCATTCTTATTAAACATCGCACTTATAACGACGATAGGAACCGTTTGTACATTTGGAAGTTGAACTGTCGAAATGATTAAATCAATTTGCTCTAAGTCATAATCTGTTACATCAAAAGAAGACTTAACATCTATAATTTCAATTTCTGAAATATTACGCTTTATCTTAGTTTTAAGTAATTCAGAAGTCCCTATTCCTGTTGTACATGTTATGAGTGTTTTTATTTTTTTAGGATTTCTTTCTAGTTCTTTCGCAAAGTATAAAGTCAAAAATCCTATTTCATCCTTATTGATAGATTGAAGGTTATACTGTCTTGAAATTTGATAAGCTATATTTTTAACAACTTGAAATACTTCAGGGTACTCTATAGCAATTTGCTCTATCAAATTATTTTTTACGATTACGCCATGCTCAATTCTATTAAGCATCGGTTTAATATGTTTCAAAAGTTGTTGATCCATATCTGAATGATTAAACGGGTGCTTTAATTCCGTACTTGCACCTTCAATAAATGCATTGGTGATATTAATAACTTCAGGTGAATATTTCTTTTCTTCCATACTATTTTGTACATTTTGAGATTCAAATCGAGACGATATCAAATATTCGAATAAATAAACCCTCTCATTTATAGGTAATTTAATACGAAGATATCTTTCGACATTTTCTATTACCTGATTACTCAATTCATAAAAAGATTCATATTCTATTCTTAATTTCTCAAGTTCCTCGTTGTCACGATCTTTTTCATAATGAATGACGCCTCTTTTTCTGTATCGCATAATCAAAATATATAAATGAGAAAAAATATTCACATTGTACGGGTATGGAATAACAATTCCTGCATCGTTCTCAATATAACTTATTTGTTCTTGAACAAACGCTGCATCTTCGTCTTTAATTCCTCCTATATTATTAACTAATGGCGTTGCTCTTTCTTCACCAATAAGTTCTAATAATGCATGACGAATATCACTTTCTAGACCAACGACCATTAAATGTCGATTTTTTCTTTCTAATTCCAAATTAAATTGTTTTAACATTTCTTCTATCTTTTTCTCATCACTATTTAATACACTTTCAGAGATAAAATAACGATCTACTATGTTAAATATTGAAATAGGTTTCGGGGAGATTAACAATAAATCCTTCGTTATTGAATTTCTTCTTTCTATAGGAGAAAGCAAATCATTTTGATGAGTAATTAATAAATCTTGGTTTGTTACATATTCATTTTCATCAATACGATATCCCTTTCCTTTTTCCGAAATAATAATCGCTTCCCGATGATTTTCATTTATACGTTTTACAAGCCTATAAATGGTTTTAGTAGAAACATTCAATTGGTTTGCTAAACTACTTGAATCTACAAACGTATGTGCTTTAAGCAAATAATTTATTAATCTTAACTCATTTTCTCCCTTCATAATTTAATAACCTCCCTGTATATTTATAATAAACTAAAATAATGTAAGCGTTTTATTAACGTGTGTCCACTTCAATGGACAGTTAAGTAAAATACTATAAAAAAACACCAAGACAATATTGCCTCAGCGTCTATGATAAGTTTATCTATTTAAATTCATATGTTTTTATTTCATTGATAATTGTATGATATTTATGCGTCTTATATCTCCCATTATTCGAAACGATAAAGAAGTTTCGATTTAAGTTTAATTCTTGTGTTGTGATGTAGGGTTCGTCATGACTTTTGATTGAGAAGTTTGAGAGTATAGTATAGCCCATATTCTGTTTAACGAGTTCTAGAATGAGTTGATTGTCGTTTATGACGACTTTTCTAGATGTTAATTGGTGTTGTTGTAAAAGCATATCTTGATAATATCTAATACCTGATCCTGTTTCTCGTACATAACATCTTATATCGTTTAGGTTATCTTTTATTTTTTTATTTTTAACTAGCATTAATTTATCTTTCGTTAAAACTTCACTTGTGATTTTTTCGTCTTGGATTGGTTTTTCTATTATTCCTAAATCAATGGAATAGTCTTTTAGTTTACTAATGATGTCAGCAGAATTATACACGTTAATATGGATATGTAATTTTGGATATTTTGTTTGCAAGTAAATGGTTAAATCTAGAAGCATTGATTGACCAAATGTATGACTTGTCCCGATAACAAAATCACCTTGTATTTCTTCTTTGTGCTGATTAATTCTTACTTTCAATTGTTCGTCTAGTATTGTTAACTGACATGCGTAATCATATAATTCTCTTCCCGCTTCAGTAAGTATGATTTGTTTTCTTGTTTTTTCGAATATTTTAATTTGATATTTTTCTTCTAAATACTTTATATCTCTACTTATAGATGGTTGTGTTTTATATAATTTTTCTGCT
The Mammaliicoccus sp. Dog046 genome window above contains:
- a CDS encoding dihydrodipicolinate synthase family protein gives rise to the protein MKNKEKWSGVFPAVLVPFNDDDSIDEQSFRDLVRWVADHDGVNGIVVNGHTGEIMTLLPEERAKVVSIAVDELQGKIPVISGVSAEGTIETIQHAQAVEKAGGEAILLMPPHSWLRFSMQDDSPVNYFTDVAEAIDIGIVVHQYPADTKSSYSTQQLLDMAKIPNVVAFKLGERDIATYELHVRNLQAQAPDCAILTCHDEYLLPTLVQGIEGALVGFGCFVPDLISDLVNHVKNDDIASAKKTYDEIFKLKHAIYKMDQPSSSSHLRMKEAMYQRGIIKTNHARKPVEPLTQQEKDEITEGLKSVGLLDKIKY
- a CDS encoding Nramp family divalent metal transporter, producing MENVKRLNFIKLIQRIGPGIVLTGVVIGPGVITTASMVGASYGYSLLWLFIPIAFMGVTFVIASYRITLLTGMPSIKAIRHYFGRPASILVGVSTFLSCVFFTIGNISGTGAAMNLLFGIDWKIGAIIMLLVLIYCYFSKNVYTKVEKLILLCIFGMIIAFYISLASVGGPDVKLMTSGLTHWQLPGGSLLLALGFISTHASITTGIYGTYLSKEKKWSKDDLYNGGMLADALAHVVGVIIVSGAIVLVGAIVLHPYNLSITSPTQLSDLLKPFLGHRFAPIVMGVALLAAAFSSLLGNTHRSVVLLNAGFDKPTNLDHKSIQIGAVIVLIISSIISFSYGGSPIELIYISNIATSIATPVAGLFMTILLLKKDVNKGEKRPYLLQIAMVISYIFCVGLIVASVINMF
- a CDS encoding LacI family DNA-binding transcriptional regulator, with the translated sequence MRNKRISIKDIAEKANVSIASVSRVISNKPGVGKDTEKRIRSIMDELGYKPNINARSLVKKNTGNIGVIIPGGFTTLQNSFFLTIIEGISKIIDTTEYNLIISFTSKQHEKMLDTNIVDGILVLAPRENEINLQWLSDLKLPTVIIGSFIDDSNFDIVSADEKSGVRFSVEELYKKNHRHIALINGPSTSYQSKIYEQGYKSIVNELGLEKYILELDEFDIKGQEQLVEEFLNDHKEITGMICSSDNIALGIINVAKELNIDIPGQLSIIGSDDTPVSHLITPKLSTTHVDLKEIGETAVTRLLIRLSNEKEELRRMNCIFPMKYIERETTTFLK
- the alsE gene encoding D-allulose 6-phosphate 3-epimerase, with product MKKTKFSPSLMTMDLDKFNDQITFLNNHVESYHVDIMDGHYVPNITLSPWFIEQVKKISDVPISAHLMVTDPAFWVDELLKVDTDYICIHAEVINGVAFRLINKIQDHNKKVGIVLNPETPIDTIKPYIKYLDKITIMTVDPGFAGEKFIDETLDKIVELRQLREENNYNYLIEMDGSSNKKTFSKIQRANPDIYILGRSGLFGLDDEIDKAWYKMIDDFNEALSQV
- a CDS encoding PTS fructose transporter subunit IIC codes for the protein MKSFLNQLNLKGHLLTAISYLIPVVCGAGFMIAIGMALGGDSSADLTKAGYSFWDVLATLGGLGLGMLPVVIATGIAYSIADKPGIAPGLVIGLTANAVGSGFIGGLIGGFLAGYLVVLIIKYIKMPNWAKGLMPMLVIPFIASLIGGLIMVYVIGAPITQFTHMLTEYLQSLSGTSKLIYGIIIGVLASVDYGGPINKTVFAFVLTLQAQGIHEPITALIVVNTATPIGFALAYWVGRLLRKNIYKKVEVETLKTAFPMGIIEIVEGVLPIVLNDIIRCVIATGIGGAVGGAISMVMNADSKVPFGGMLAIPTMSHPLGFVIAILANVLVTAVVLVILKKPVNESEEMVSEIEEEDIELGDLKVY
- a CDS encoding fructose PTS transporter subunit IIA; this encodes MNLIDVIDENTILTKLQSRNREETLNELVSVFEQENYISSHDDFLKSVYKRESEGVTGIGNLVAIPHGKSNSVNKVGVAVAILNDVVDWPSLDENGAKIVIMLAVGEDNEQSKEHLKLLSLIARKLSHEEIIEQLLNATQKSEVVSILSK
- a CDS encoding PTS fructose transporter subunit IIB codes for the protein MNIVSICACTVGIAHTYIAAEKLEKAAEKKGHSIKIETQGTIGIENELSEADIQQADIVLLAVDVKVSAKERFEGKRIIEIPTDVAIKSPNKLIEKIEQISQQ
- a CDS encoding PTS sugar transporter subunit IIA, whose product is MNDNLFEKVQTSSVLYEDVIKEMGSKLKESQQINSVEQYVEEVMDRETYGDIEIYPDVILPHIQSNNILKTGIYLIQGNNHYIDWHNQKIKLIILLNLKQNEEKSVQLKIQKFMRNLADTSYIEALIK
- a CDS encoding BglG family transcription antiterminator, translated to MKGENELRLINYLLKAHTFVDSSSLANQLNVSTKTIYRLVKRINENHREAIIISEKGKGYRIDENEYVTNQDLLITHQNDLLSPIERRNSITKDLLLISPKPISIFNIVDRYFISESVLNSDEKKIEEMLKQFNLELERKNRHLMVVGLESDIRHALLELIGEERATPLVNNIGGIKDEDAAFVQEQISYIENDAGIVIPYPYNVNIFSHLYILIMRYRKRGVIHYEKDRDNEELEKLRIEYESFYELSNQVIENVERYLRIKLPINERVYLFEYLISSRFESQNVQNSMEEKKYSPEVINITNAFIEGASTELKHPFNHSDMDQQLLKHIKPMLNRIEHGVIVKNNLIEQIAIEYPEVFQVVKNIAYQISRQYNLQSINKDEIGFLTLYFAKELERNPKKIKTLITCTTGIGTSELLKTKIKRNISEIEIIDVKSSFDVTDYDLEQIDLIISTVQLPNVQTVPIVVISAMFNKNDQIKLRKMIEMLGEDYE
- a CDS encoding LysR family transcriptional regulator, with translation MEDKLRILKIIVEEDGFTNAAEKLYKTQPSISRDIKYLEEKYQIKIFEKTRKQIILTEAGRELYDYACQLTILDEQLKVRINQHKEEIQGDFVIGTSHTFGQSMLLDLTIYLQTKYPKLHIHINVYNSADIISKLKDYSIDLGIIEKPIQDEKITSEVLTKDKLMLVKNKKIKDNLNDIRCYVRETGSGIRYYQDMLLQQHQLTSRKVVINDNQLILELVKQNMGYTILSNFSIKSHDEPYITTQELNLNRNFFIVSNNGRYKTHKYHTIINEIKTYEFK